A genome region from Gemmatimonadota bacterium includes the following:
- a CDS encoding TIGR04076 family protein — MEPATSHADDRFTLYDLRVEVIATERPMVCNHRAGDWFELSGENLRFPDGQSFPIYSLAGILPILPAKQRETHPADWMTTDTDIACVDPHCGARFRITRIGTRTFRHGDVTVVPMATSDAGTPEANAR, encoded by the coding sequence ATGGAACCCGCGACATCCCACGCCGACGATCGCTTCACGCTGTACGACCTGCGCGTGGAGGTCATCGCCACCGAGCGACCGATGGTGTGCAACCATCGCGCGGGTGACTGGTTCGAGCTCTCCGGCGAGAACCTCCGCTTCCCCGACGGGCAGTCCTTCCCGATCTACTCGCTGGCCGGAATCCTCCCCATCCTCCCGGCCAAGCAGCGCGAGACGCATCCCGCCGATTGGATGACGACCGACACCGACATCGCCTGTGTCGATCCCCACTGCGGCGCGCGTTTCCGCATCACCCGCATCGGCACGCGCACCTTTCGGCACGGCGACGTCACCGTGGTCCCGATGGCGACCTCGGACGCCGGCACCCCAGAGGCGAACGCGCGATGA
- a CDS encoding dipeptidase, whose protein sequence is MRPLLAVALSSLLAAPCIAAQAPRDAYLARARRLMREAPFIDTHNDLPEMSRLRSGFDLERYDPDKGLPDLDTDLPRAVKGMVGGQFWAAYVPSGYEGKGAGTMVLEEIDMVHRMIARSPRLRYATTADDIVRIHRTGKIASLIGIEGGHAIDNSLGMLRDVYRLGVRYMTLTHGSTTAWADASTDAPRHGGLSPFGEEVVKEMNRLGMMVDISHVSDGVMSDVARLSEAPLFFSHSSVRALADHPRNVPDSILTLVKKKDGVVMVNAYPAFVDSTGARLMRNVFEVERKLRVQFAAEPAKADSAFGAYINSVPPTTLERYVDHIDYIVKFIGVDHVGIGADLGAIEQHPTGLEDISKFPNLVAELLRRGYSDADAKKIMGGNLLRVMRKTEAVARRLQKTQKPGVARLTEKVASDAP, encoded by the coding sequence ATGCGCCCGCTCCTCGCCGTCGCCCTTTCGTCGCTGCTCGCGGCGCCCTGCATCGCGGCCCAGGCACCGCGTGACGCGTACCTCGCGCGCGCCCGGCGCCTCATGCGCGAGGCGCCGTTCATCGACACGCACAACGACCTCCCCGAGATGTCGCGCCTCAGGTCGGGGTTCGATCTCGAGCGCTACGATCCCGACAAGGGGCTCCCCGACCTCGACACCGACCTGCCGCGAGCGGTGAAGGGGATGGTGGGGGGGCAGTTCTGGGCCGCGTACGTCCCGTCCGGGTACGAGGGGAAAGGAGCGGGGACGATGGTGCTCGAGGAGATCGACATGGTCCACCGGATGATCGCTCGCTCGCCGCGCCTGCGTTACGCCACCACGGCCGACGACATCGTGCGCATCCACCGCACGGGAAAGATCGCCTCGCTCATCGGCATCGAAGGCGGGCACGCGATCGACAACTCGTTAGGGATGCTGCGTGATGTGTACCGGCTGGGCGTGCGTTACATGACCCTCACGCACGGGTCGACGACCGCCTGGGCCGACGCCTCCACCGATGCGCCGCGCCACGGCGGGTTGAGCCCCTTTGGCGAGGAGGTGGTGAAGGAGATGAACCGGCTGGGGATGATGGTCGACATCTCGCACGTGTCCGACGGCGTGATGAGCGACGTGGCGCGCTTGAGTGAGGCGCCGCTCTTCTTCTCGCACTCGTCGGTGCGCGCGCTGGCCGACCACCCGCGCAACGTCCCCGACTCGATCCTGACGCTCGTGAAGAAGAAGGATGGCGTGGTGATGGTGAACGCCTACCCGGCCTTCGTCGACTCGACCGGCGCGCGCCTCATGCGCAACGTCTTCGAGGTGGAGCGCAAGCTGCGCGTCCAGTTCGCTGCCGAACCCGCCAAGGCCGACTCGGCCTTCGGCGCCTATATCAACAGCGTCCCCCCCACCACGCTCGAACGCTACGTCGACCACATCGACTACATCGTGAAGTTCATCGGCGTCGACCACGTGGGGATCGGCGCGGACCTGGGCGCCATCGAGCAGCACCCCACGGGGCTGGAGGACATCTCGAAGTTCCCCAACCTGGTGGCCGAGCTGCTGCGGCGCGGCTACTCGGACGCCGATGCGAAGAAGATCATGGGGGGGAACCTCCTGCGGGTGATGCGCAAGACCGAGGCGGTGGCCCGGCGGCTGCAAAAGACGCAGAAGCCAGGGGTCGCGCGCCTCACCGAGAAGGTGGCGAGCGACGCGCCGTAG